A single Fundidesulfovibrio soli DNA region contains:
- a CDS encoding VOC family protein, which yields MQKITPCLWFDGNAMEAVDFYLSVFKNSKIGDVMYWGDAGPGKKGDVLCVNFELEGQGFMALNGGPEFHFTPAISLFVDCATQQEIDELWEKLLDGGQPVECGWLTDRFGVSWQIVPGFLGEMLRDKNREKADRVMRAMLKMVKLDVALLKQAYEQD from the coding sequence ATGCAGAAGATCACACCGTGTCTATGGTTCGACGGCAACGCGATGGAGGCCGTGGACTTCTACCTCTCGGTCTTCAAGAACTCGAAGATCGGCGACGTGATGTACTGGGGCGATGCCGGGCCCGGCAAAAAGGGCGACGTCCTGTGCGTGAACTTCGAACTCGAAGGGCAGGGGTTCATGGCGCTCAACGGCGGGCCCGAGTTCCACTTCACCCCGGCGATATCGCTCTTCGTGGACTGCGCCACGCAGCAGGAGATCGACGAACTCTGGGAGAAGCTTCTTGATGGCGGCCAGCCGGTGGAGTGCGGCTGGCTCACGGACAGGTTCGGCGTGTCCTGGCAGATCGTTCCGGGTTTCCTGGGCGAGATGCTGCGCGACAAGAACCGGGAAAAGGCCGACCGGGTGATGCGGGCCATGCTCAAGATGGTCAAGCTCGACGTCGCGCTTCTGAAGCAGGCCTACGAGCAGGACTGA